One genomic segment of Leishmania braziliensis MHOM/BR/75/M2904 complete genome, chromosome 7 includes these proteins:
- a CDS encoding putative RNA binding protein, which translates to MEEFYGMEVFVGKTAKPSISADRVLHVTQVALPPNASHAITLLVKAEGKSFVLATLDPHRALFHMSVDMLFSGKQELAFTCEGAAGAVHVIGYTQLAEEEEEEGEDMDDEDDDDMMTGEDAT; encoded by the coding sequence ATGGAGGAGTTCTACGGCATGGAGGTCTTCGTTGGCAAGACGGCAAAGCCCAGTATTTCGGCTGATCGCGTGCTGCACGTGACGCAGGTGGCGTTGCCGCCGAACGCGTCTCACGCCATTACGCTGCTTGTCAAGGCGGAGGGCAAGTCGTTTGTGCTCGCGACGCTGGACCCGCACCGGGCGCTCTTCCACATGAGCGTGGACATGCTCTTCAGCGGCAAGCAGGAACTCGCTTTCACCTGCGAGGGTGCGGCTGGTGCCGTGCACGTCATTGGGTACACGCAGctagcggaggaggaggaggaggagggggaagacatggacgacgaggatgacgatgacATGATGACTGGCGAGGACGCGACATAA
- a CDS encoding putative nucleolar RNA-binding protein: MEGFYGIEVAAGKQVKAKIPEECALRVTQLAVPVNAAGAVSFVVSFEGKLFTIATLDPKRGVYQMSTDLVFTKAQDVSFSAQGAGAIHVTGYVQPIGNDDMMMDAMAGESGEEDDNEDDDDDDDDLEEVSETESNEVARAPASAAAGAADSDDEEEDEENHEENEEEEDDDDEDGEDMPPADLDDSDLGEEDEEDDEEDDEEDDEGEDDDEDDDDEDDDVPQKFQRTDRGGRGGDRGGFRGGRGGDRGGFRGGRGGDRGGFRGGRGGDRGGFRGGRGGDRGGFRGGRGGDRGGFRSGRGGDRGGFRGGRGGRGGDRGGFRGGNRGRY; the protein is encoded by the coding sequence ATGGAGGGCTTTTACGGTATCGAGGTGGCCGCCGGCAAGCAGGTGAAGGCGAAGATCCCGGAGGAGTGCGCGCTGCGCGTGACACAGCTCGCCGTGCCTGTCAATGCAGCTGGCGCCGTTTCGTTCGTGGTATCCTTCGAGGGTAAGCTGTTTACGATTGCTACGCTGGACCCCAAGAGGGGTGTCTACCAGATGAGCACCGACCTTGTCTTCACCAAGGCCCAGGACGTGTCCTTCTCTGCCCAGGGCGCTGGCGCCATCCACGTCACCGGCTACGTGCAACCGATTGGCAATGATGATATGATGATGGATGCCATGGCCGGCGAGTCgggtgaggaggacgataacgaggacgacgacgacgacgacgacgacctcGAGGAGGTGTCGGAGACGGAGAGCAACGAGGTCGCCAGGGCCCCTGCttcagctgccgctggtgcggcggacagcgacgacgaggaggaggacgaggaaaaCCACGAGgaaaacgaggaggaggaggacgacgatgacgaagACGGTGAGGACATGCCCCCAGCCGACCTGGATGACAGCGACTTGggtgaagaggacgaggaggacgacgaggaggacgacgaggaggacgacgaaggcgaggacgacgacgaggacgacgacgacgaagacgacgacgtaCCACAGAAGTTCCAGCGCACGGACCGCGGTGGGCGTGGTGGTGATCGTGGTGGGTTCCGTGGCGGTCGCGGCGGTGACCGTGGTGGGTTccgtggtggtcgtggcggTGACCGTGGCGGGTTCCGTGGTGGTCGCGGCGGTGACCGTGGTGGGTTCCGTGGTGGTCGCGGCGGTGATCGTGGCGGGTTccgtggtggtcgtggcggTGACCGTGGTGGGTTCCGTAGTGGTCGCGGCGGTGACCGTGGTGGGTTCCGTGGTGGTCGCGGCGGTCGTGGCGGTGACCGTGGTGGGTTCCGTGGTGGCAACCGTGGCCGTTACTAG
- a CDS encoding RNA binding protein-like protein — MRKTRTHRRLSTRLPSLCLSQQTRVSRSKAFLSHTHTRPPARTHARLSFHLFFSSVDFGSSTAKVVPFAYSHYHGCAAPPPPPLFSTIMQEFHAFSVSPSTEHRLDIPEGCGFHLSIISLPRGANGKTTVYVSADGKSYALASLDSQKNILQVPLDLIFNYRQHVIFFAKGSATVHCVGYRQELDLSDDDDDGMENGSDDDASDAEKAAMMLPVDAITDAGTAKKKAAAAAERFSEDENEELIDSAEDSSADAASDDGSNGKEMEEEEGDSDEEDEEEYDDDDEEIDSDIAEEPAGMQARDEDPTAPSSEDEEESNDDKYDEESDDLAAMEEDDDENEKDEEEEEPPMKAMRSEGRPSSGSPQGRTNGHSPQGRPSGGSPQGRTNGHSPQGRPSGGSPQGRTNGHSPQGRPSGGSPQGRTNGHSPQGRPSGGLPQGRTASHSPQGRPSGGLPQGRRRF, encoded by the coding sequence ATGCGCAAAACGCGGACGCACAGACGTCTCTCTACTCGTCTTCCCTCGCTCTGTCTTTCCCAGCAAACTCGAGTCTCTCGTTCTAAAGCGTTCTtgtcgcacacacacacacgcccgcccgcccgcacgcacgcacgcctttcttttcactTGTTCTTTTCCTCCGTAGATTTTGGCTCTTCGACAGCGAAGGTAGTGCCGTTCGCGTACTCACACTATCACGGttgcgccgctcctcctcctcctcctctcttctccaccatTATGCAGGAGTTCCACGCGTTTTCGGTGTCTCCAAGCACGGAGCACAGGCTGGACATCCCTGAGGGGTGCGGCTTCCACCTGTCTATCATTTCCCTCCCGCGCGGTGCCAACGGCAAGACGACCGTGTACGTGTCCGCGGATGGCAAATCGTACGCGCTGGCCTCTCTCGACTCGCAGAAGAACATCCTTCAGGTACCTCTCGACCTCATTTTTAACTACCGACAGCACGTCATCTTCTTCGCGAAGGGCTCGGCGACGGTGCACTGCGTCGGCTACCGCCAGGAGCTGGACCTcagcgatgatgatgatgatggcaTGGAGAACGGCAGTGATGACGACGCCAGTGACGCTGAGAAGGCGGCGATGATGCTGCCGGTGGATGCCATCACGGATGCCGGGAcggcaaagaagaaggctgccgctgccgccgagaGGTTCTCCGAGGATGAGAATGAGGAACTGATCGACAGCGCTGAGGACTCATCCGCCGATGCGGCGTCCGATGATGGCTCCAATGGCAAGgaaatggaggaggaggagggtgacagtgacgaagaggatgaggaggaatatgatgatgatgacgaGGAGATCGACAGCGACATTGCCGAGGAGCCGGCGGGGATGCAGGCACGCGATGAGGACCCCACCGCCCCGTCTTCggaagatgaggaggagagtaACGATGATAAATATGACGAGGAGAGCGATGACCTCGCCGCCATGGAAGAGGACGATGACGAGAATGAgaaagacgaggaggaggaggagccgcCTATGAAGGCGATGCGTTCAGAGGGCCGTCCCAGCAGTGGTTCGCCTCAGGGACGCACCAACGGTCACTCTCCTCAGGGCCGCCCGAGCGGTGGTTCGCCGCAGGGACGCACCAACGGTCACTCTCCTCAGGGCCGCCCGAGCGGTGGTTCGCCGCAGGGACGCACCAACGGTCACTCTCCTCAGGGCCGCCCGAGCGGTGGTTCGCCGCAGGGACGCACCAACGGTCACTCTCCTCAGGGCCGTCCGAGCGGTGGTTTGCCGCAGGGACGCACTGCCAGCCACTCTCCTCAGGGCCGTCCGAGCGGTGGTTTGCCGCAGGGCCGCCGCCGTTTCTAA
- a CDS encoding putative DNA repair and recombination protein, mitochondrial precursor gives MDALAVQHSSQRTNSSTPGSHVLLPDNDDRRDPYLLPITFPPNSIDSTSPAPLPSMRHSGLASSASHRRITDDWDASAQSQTSTSSASSLFTCSSAPLLGSEARSSVLLGDTRATRDMEGVAMPDSTAVGGAFSPRHGVVVHPSTQPITKCVPELTAAEKGPEMEEVQSCMTLSSTASSPEASPLTEAAPPQPWVLLSSSSNEGHYGQHKDDEVAQLLSCSSSVPSLPTVLTSSAMVGGTAVDEPSSLSPAPFKPSAATATATVACRTRALSDAEQPDVQRDVHARLYMPLGSDFTGGFTDRTAAPPPTSTRDAQHRCSLPSSEERAPLLDGMGSNDKEAVETAPAAPPATTTNAAAEPALSSEQRYAFHVTVKEHHSAFITGGAGTGKSHLLRTIIRALPASSTFITATTGIAALNLSGSTLHSFAGCGIPNRSSTRDSLLSSVLSKQRCVRSWRICRVLIIDEVSMLEPSFFGLIDYIARHVRNRPHEPFGGIQLILSGDFLQLPPVSRERRDSSPQFCFETESWWKVNPTVCLLSTPFRQRNLRFFSILNEMRFGELQPDSVELLYSMDTTERVHFVQRTDVTASLKVGSGDGPSVVRVGHKRGADVSAEAVSRGAATCKTEVSSTSMQQTRLELVNGAGRAIDAPFDGYTILRATRAEVDAENQKYYHQLTTEEFVYRGFHTGRGAFPDGALAKVVQLRKGCRVMLIKNFDSRLGLVNGSTGTVTDFVSFAGGYYFKAQGICADDARSICVGRGNDMDQRHTMLPVVAFDLRRADGTVTSRELVVEPQEWKEMLGSREVARSVQIPLILAYAITIHKSQGMSLTQVDIDFQNVFESGQSYVALSRCTDMAYVRLHGFDAHRVSTNATALAYYKALALQQERLRWRRTHVPQVVAAEEAVEAFSCTPYRYALPSEAQTLARPRREDRTTGFISTSNTISSTSPSTSSSCASSSDRAGLQPRDLDDEDVVPKNEGRRERHGGNDGEGCTRRGCEKLHRRWDRGGCAWTDNHREAHMRAYAHDGLGEEPNDSSDNGGDGMNETMRLDKLRRRITPLLAMAAMVKHLVTRQAMPLHCVCNSRIVVDMHALFQLVTGPESSAAFDVLFAEHDNMMRVPLCVHTLVTEAASYRSCSESLSPLTSPHMPVASSNNRLGDALVGYDAFRVDSGGAKYESVDAPLLAASYVAAEALAVMERAKQDFILDVQRPEQTCALPEPNPSWRRFTEVLPLLCRRAVEAQVNGGARLTAANEADDTCDEVDFILNRDPREALHHRAILEYTMYLQATFGQGVVICTDSVLLAAYAFAWGLRVVSIDYLCSRNSGGDGVVA, from the coding sequence ATGGATGCATTAGCTGTTCAGCACTCCTCGCAGCGGACGAATAGCAGCACGCCTGGCTCCCACGTTCTCTTACCCGACAACGACGATCGCCGCGATCCATATCTCCTCCCTATCACCTTCCCGCCCAATAGCATCGACTCAACCTCTCCTGCACCGTTGCCTTCGATGCGGCACAGCGGGCTTGCGTCGTCTGCTTCGCACAGGCGTATCACCGACGACTGGGACGCCTCCGCTCAGAGTCAGACGTCAACCTCATCGGCCTCGTCGCTCTTCACGTGCTCGAGCGCTCCGCTTTTAGGCTCGGaggcacgcagcagcgttCTCCTAGGCGATACACGAGCCACGAGAGACATGGAGGGAGTCGCCATGCCTGACTCCACTGCCGTGGGAGGTGCATTCTCACCGCGACACGGTGTTGTCGTACACCCTTCGACTCAGCCGATAACCAAGTGCGTACCGGAACTCACCGCCGCAGAGAAAGGCCcggagatggaggaggtgcagagcTGCATGACACTGTCGTCTACCGCAAGTTCACCAGAGGCGTCTCCTCTGACAgaagcggcgccaccgcagccgtggGTGCTTCTCTCATCGTCCAGCAACGAAGGTCACTACGGGCAGCATAAGGATGATGaggtcgcgcagctgctctccTGTAGCAGTTCCGTCCCAAGCCTCCCCACAGTGCTCACCTCGTCTGCGATGGTTGGCGGGACCGCCGTCGATGAGCCATCCTCCCTGAGCCCGGCGCCGTTTAAACCTTCGGCCGCGACGGCGACAGCCACGGTGGCGTGTCGCACCAGAGCACTGAGCGACGCTGAACAGCCAGATGTGCAGCGCGACGTTCATGCCCGGCTCTACATGCCACTCGGGTCGGACTTCACCGGTGGGTTCACCGACCGTACGGCTGCCCCTCCGCCAACTTCAACTAGAGACGCGCAGCATCGCTGCTCGCTGCCTTCATCAGAGGAGCGCGCTCCACTACTGGACGGCATGGGTTCCAATGATAAAGAGGCCGTGGAGacggcgccagcagctccgccagccaccaccacgaacgcagcagcagagccggCGCTGTCGAGTGAGCAGCGCTACGCCTTCCATGTGACGGTTAAggagcaccacagcgccTTTATCACTGGCGGCGCCGGAACGGGCAAGTCGCACCTGCTTCGCACCATCATTCGTGCCTTACCTGCCTCTTCTACCTTCATCACCGCGACGACAGGCATTGCCGCTCTCAACCTCAGCGGCTCGACGCTGCACAGCTTCGCCGGCTGCGGCATTCccaaccgcagcagcacgcgcgaCAGCCTACTGAGCAGTGTTCTCAGCAAGCAGCGCTGTgtgcgcagctggcgcatTTGCCGCGTACTTATCATCGACGAGGTGTCCATGCTGGAGCCAAGTTTCTTTGGCCTGATTGACTACATTGCCCGACACGTGCGCAACCGCCCGCACGAGCCGTTCGGCGGCATCCAGCTGATCCTCTCGGGTGACTTTCTCCAGCTCCCGCCAGTGTCGCGCGAGCGGCGCGACAGCAGCCCGCAGTTCTGCTTCGAGACGGAGTCGTGGTGGAAGGTTAACCCAACTGTATGTCTCCTCTCAACGCCGTTCCGCCAACGCAACCTGCGCTTCTTTTCCATCTTGAATGAGATGCGCTTTGGGGAATTGCAGCCGGACTCAGTCGAGCTGCTCTACTCAATGGACACGACAGAGCGGGTGCACTTTGTGCAACGCACAGACGTCACCGCGAGTTTGAAGGTGGGGAGCGGTGATGGCCCATCGGTGGTGCGTGTAGGCCACAAGCGGGGCGCCGATGTGAGCGCGGAGGCTGTCTCACGCGGCGCAGCCACTTGCAAGACGGAAGTGTCGTCCACGAGTATGCAGCAGACGCGACTGGAGCTTGTCAACGGCGCCGGTCGCGCCATTGATGCTCCGTTCGATGGCTACACAATCCTCCGTGCCACCCGCGCCGAGGTGGACGCGGAAAATCAGAAGTACTACCACCAGCTCACCACCGAGGAATTCGTGTACCGAGGCTTCCACACAGGCAGGGGTGCCTTCCCGGATGGCGCGCTGGCAAAGGTCGTGCAACTGCGCAAGGGCTGTCGTGTTATGCTCATCAAGAACTTCGACTCTCGGTTGGGGCTCGTTaacggcagcaccggcactGTCACTGACTTTGTCAGCTTCGCCGGCGGCTACTACTTCAAAGCCCAGGGCATCTGCGCCGACGACGCACGCTCCATCTGTGTTGGGCGAGGCAACGACATGGATCAACGGCACACAATGCTGCCTGTGGTAGCCTTTgacctgcgccgcgctgaTGGCACCGTGACCTCACGTGAGCTCGTTGTGGAGCCGCAGGAGTGGAAGGAGATGCTTGGATCGCGCGAGGTGGCGCGCTCGGTGCAGATCCCGCTCATCCTCGCCTACGCCATCACCATACACAAGTCGCAGGGGATGTCGCTGACGCAGGTGGATATCGACTTCCAGAATGTATTTGAGTCTGGTCAGTCGTACGTGGCGCTTTCAAGGTGCACCGATATGGCCTACGTGCGACTGCACGGGTTCGATGCCCATCGCGTCAGCACAAACGCCACTGCTCTTGCGTACTACAAGGCGCTGGCTCTTcagcaggagcggctgcgctggcgtCGTACTCATGTGCCACAGGTGGtggctgccgaggaggcagTAGAGGCATTCAGCTGCACACCGTACAGGTATGCGCTTCCAAGCGAAGCCCAGACGCTGGCACGACCCAGGAGAGAGGATCGCACGACAGGGTTCATCTCCACCTCCAATACGATCTCCTCCACGTCCCCATCCACGTCGTCtagctgcgcctcttcgtctGACAGGGCCGGTCTGCAACCCAGGGATctcgacgacgaggacgtgGTCCCCAAGAacgaggggaggagagagagacacggcGGCAACGACGGCGAAGGATGTACACGAAGGGGGTGCGAAAAGCTCCACCGACGCTGGGATCGAGGAGGCTGTGCATGGACGGACAATCATCGTgaggcgcacatgcgcgcGTACGCGCATGACGGGCTTGGCGAAGAACCGAatgacagcagcgacaatgGGGGTGACGGCATGAACGAGACGATGCGGCTAGACAAGCTACGGCGCCGCATCACCCCACTACTGGCGATGGCGGCCATGGTGAAGCACCTTGTCACACGGCAAGCGATGCCACTACATTGCGTCTGCAACTCGCGCATCGTCGTCGACATGCACGCACTATTTCAGCTGGTGACGGGGCCGGAGTCGTCAGCGGCGTTCGATGTGCTCTTTGCCGAGCACGACAACATGATGCGGGTGCCGCTGTGCGTCCACACACTCGTCACGGAGGCCGCGTCATACCGGAGCTGCTCAGAGTCCCTCAGCCCATTGACGTCACCCCATATGCCCGTGGCAAGTTCAAACAACCGTCTCGGTGACGCTCTCGTGGGCTACGACGCCTTCCGAGTAGACTCAGGTGGCGCGAAGTACGAGTCGGTCGATGCCCCGCTGCTTGCAGCCTCCTACGTGGCAGCCGAGGCTCTTGCGGTGATGGAGCGGGCTAAGCAGGACTTTATCCTTGATGTGCAGCGACCGGAGCAAACGTGCGCGCTGCCGGAACCGAACCCCAGCTGGCGGAGGTTCACGGAGGTGTTGCCGTTGCTCTGCCGTCGAGCGGTGGAGGCTCAAGTGAACGGTGGGGCAAGGCTCACTGCTGCGAATGAGGCGGATGATACGTGCGACGAAGTGGATTTCATCCTCAACCGCGACCCCCGCGAGgctctccaccaccgcgccaTCCTCGAGTACACCATGTACCTGCAGGCCACCTTCGGCCAAGGTGTCGTTATTTGCACCGACTCCGTCCTACTGGCCGCGTACGCCTTCGCGTGGGGGCTGCGCGTGGTGTCCATCGACTACCTGTGCAGCCggaacagcggcggcgatggggTGGTTGCCTGA
- the PIN1 gene encoding putative peptidyl-prolyl cis-trans isomerase/rotamase: MTTPCWQASHLLIKHSGSRNPVSRRTGMPTTLSYDEAAAELQQWRQSIEDGKMTFEDAARQRSDCGSYVRGGDLGVFGPGEMMKPFEDATKGLEVGQMSGLVATDSGVHLIKRIA; this comes from the coding sequence ATGACCACCCCATGTTGGCAGGCGAGCCACCTGCTCATTaagcacagcggcagccgcaacCCTGTGTCCCGCCGCACCGGGATGCCCACCACCTTATCTTACGACGAAGCCgccgcagagctgcagcagtggcgtCAATCCATCGAAGATGGCAAAATGACCTTTGAGGATGCCGCTCGTCAGCGCAGCGACTGCGGCAGCTACGTCCGCGGCGGTGACCTTGGCGTCTTTGGTCCTGGGGAGATGATGAAACCCTTTGAGGATGCCACGAAGGGGCTGGAGGTGGGGCAGATGAGCGGCCTTGTTGCGACGGATAGCGGCGTGCACCTCATCAAGAGGATTGCGtga
- a CDS encoding putative cation-transporting ATPase: protein MPTECIVENTMIRQLRLLQRREWYTWVTIWPFAVLYVVSAVLYLYPELIWDRVTYLVHQTYIDFFHAICFPVVLFLHSFLSLFTIWSVKFRARLIYRTVAMERLTEATDVLVETHLHKGESEIVPLHQESDDGHPPCFVFQQRKWKLDEREGIFVKPRFPTKHSFSYYMRWEGLNKEADCAKQVDTYGLNKMEVVIPEFQDLFVDHALSPFFVFQIFCVLLWCLDEYWYYSLFTGVMMVGMECTTVYQRIRNMRTLRDMAEVPVRDIDVMRGGKRVTIQTDALLPLDIIVVPSNAPCPVDAVLVKGTAVANEASLTGESTPQLKEAPDDVEVSLSVKKHARHMLFSGTQILLSNGPHTSSEEGGHNRDKSQALAVVLRTGFETKQGKLLRTILHSQGRVSENSGEAFGFIGVLVVFALAASGYLLKHGLADPHRSRWKLFLSCVQIITSVVPPELPMELSLAVNTTLLALTKLQVFCTEPFRIPYAGKVDTCCFDKTGTLTTDEMLFGGVDMVDGKGLLNKLKAIPKHAEMVLATCHSLVYLDEQTLAGDEMEKAAITALGYRIDGEDSIFHDPKPAKEKGTEEQVTKKKGAAEPQRMYKVLLRFPFLATLRRMACVVSAPDGKYIVAKGSPESIAALCESVPANCLKIAEETAAKGYRVIALAYRPLTDAERASKDTIRALRRDDVEEGLRFAGLAVYVCPLKKDAKETIENLTGGSHRCVIITGDSVQTAISVGKDVSMLLCKRQLVAKEKETGGGVEWADSVSGAVQSGTAKDILTNTFQRSRRKRTPHEDEWDLCVNAEAISPESMQHIIEMYNERVTIWARCAPTQKEEIVTDLKKKGHIVMMAGDGTNDVGALKQAHAGIAVLNSASVAPKAEKEVEIGPQPHSEPDLPAELKVPPNFKFTAVPPEPPAGTPFMQMMRWKVLEAKRKVEIMQVTRWNQQLKDAEKAKADKKASASLLRSGPGESDFLMESLFNADDENMGGPPMIKLGDASIAAPFTCRSKALTSVCDIIRLGRTTLVTTHMMYKILALNCLTQAYSMSVLHCAGVKFGEKQMILAGIILSVCFLFMSRSKPLAHLCPQRPVTKVFHPYMICTVFFQFVLHLYCMMKTSWMVAEVDAATMSDMSKNYQDVEFKPTLLNSTMFLLTTLISGVTFAVNYRGEPFMQGIRKNRPMFIALIILSIVVLCFAFESSPEFNKEFEITAFPTEAFRTRFTQLLMLDALGCFVIEKASLMLFTDY from the coding sequence ATGCCGACCGAGTGCATTGTCGAGAACACCATGATCCGGCAGCTCcggctcctgcagcgccgtgaGTGGTACACCTGGGTCACTATATGGCCATTCGCGGTGCTCTACGTCGTCTCCGCCGTCCTCTACCTCTACCCCGAGCTCATCTGGGACCGCGTGACCTACCTGGTGCATCAGACGTACATTGACTTCTTCCACGCCATCTGCTTCCCTGTCGTCTTGTTCCTccactccttcctctctctcttcacgaTCTGGTCCGTCAAGTTCCGCGCACGCCTCATCTATCGCACGGTGGCGATGGAGCGGCTAACAGAGGCGACAGATGTGCTGGTGGAGACGCACCTGCACAAGGGCGAGTCAGAGATCGTGCCGCTACACCAAGAGAGCGACGACGGTCACCCACCGTGCTTTGTCTTCCAGCAGCGCAAGTGGAAGCTCGACGAGCGCGAAGGCATCTTCGTGAAGCCCCGCTTCCCCACCAAGCACAGCTTCTCGTATTATATGCGCTGGGAGGGACTCAACAAGGAGGCGGACTGCGCGAAGCAGGTGGACACGTACGGGCTCAACAAGATGGAGGTGGTTATCCCCGAGTTCCAGGACCTCTTCGTCGACCACGCCCTCTCCCCGTTCTTTGTGTTTCAAATTTTCTGCGTGCTGCTCTGGTGCCTTGACGAGTATTGGTACTACTCTCTCTTCACCGGTGTCATGATGGTGGGCATGGAGTGCACGACGGTCTACCAGCGCATCCGCAACATGCGAACGCTGCGTGACATGGCCGAGGTGCCGGTGCGCGACATCGACGTCATGCGCGGTGGCAAGCGTGTCACGATCCAGACCGATGCCCTGTTGCCGCTGGATATCATCGTGGTGCCGAGCAACGCCCCTTGCCCGGTCGATGCGGTGCTGGTGAAGGGCACTGCGGTGGCAAACGAGGCAAGCCTGACAGGTGAGTCGACGccgcagctgaaggaggcgccGGATGATGTGGAGGTGTCTCTCAGCGTCAAGAAACACGCGCGACACATGCTCTTCTCCGGCACGCAGATTCTGCTCAGCAACGGACCTCACACGTCATCCGAGGAAGGTGGGCATAACCGCGACAAGAGCCAGGCgctcgccgtcgtgctgAGGACGGGGTTTGAGACGAAGCAAGGCAAACTGCTGCGCACTATTCTGCACAGCCAAGGGCGCGTCAGCGAGAATAGCGGAGAGGCGTTCGGCTTTATTGGCGTGCTCGTGGTCTTCGCGCTGGCGGCCAGTGGCTACCTGCTAAAGCACGGTCTTGCAGATCCGCACCGCAGCCGGTGGAAGCTCTTCCTGTCATGTGTGCAGATCATCACTTCCGTGGTGCCGCCAGAGCTACCGATGGAGCTGTCGCTGGCCGTTAACACTACCCTGTTGGCACTGACGAAGCTACAGGTGTTCTGCACGGAGCCATTCCGCATCCCGTATGCGGGCAAGGTAGACACGTGCTGCTTTGACAAGACCGGCACTCTCACAACGGACGAGATGCTCTTCGGCGGTGTCGACATGGTTGATGGTAAGGGGCTGCTGAACAAGCTCAAGGCCATTCCAAAGCACGCGGAGATGGTTCTGGCCACGTGCCACTCCCTCGTTTACCTTGACGAGCAGACGCTTGCCGGAGATGAGATGGAGAAGGCTGCCATTACCGCTCTTGGCTACCGCATAGACGGCGAGGACAGCATCTTCCACGACCCCAAGCccgcaaaggagaagggcacggaggagcaggtgacgaagaagaaaggcgcTGCGGAACCTCAGAGGATGTACAAGGTACTACTAcgctttcccttcctcgccaCGCTGCGCCGCATGGCCTGCGTCGTCTCCGCTCCAGACGGCAAGTATATCGTCGCCAAGGGCTCGCCGGAGTCCATAGCGGCCTTGTGCGAATCCGTCCCTGCCAACTGCCTGAAGATCGCtgaggagacggcggcgaagggCTACCGCGTCATCGCCCTTGCCTACCGCCCGCTGACGGATGCCGAGCGGGCGTCGAAGGACACGATTCGTGCTCTCCGCCGCGATGACGTTGAGGAGGGCCTGCGGTTTGCCGGTCTCGCCGTGTACGTGTGCCCGCTGAAGAAGGATGCCAAGGAGACGATCGAAAACTTGACGGGCGGCAGCCACCGCTGTGTCATCATCACCGGTGATAGCGTGCAGACAGCGATCTCTGTCGGCAAGGATGTGTCGATGCTGCTATGCAAGCGCCAGCTggtggcgaaggagaaggagacagGTGGCGGAGTGGAGTGGGCGGACTCGGTCTCAGGTGCAGTGCAGTCGGGGACGGCCAAGGACATCCTCACCAACACCTTccagcgcagccgtcgcAAACGGACGCCGCACGAAGACGAGTGGGACCTCTGCGTGAACGCGGAGGCGATCAGCCCCGAGTCCATGCAGCACATCATTGAGATGTACAACGAGCGGGTCACCATCTGGGCTCGCTGCGCGCCAACACAGAAGGAGGAAATCGTCACTGATCTCAAGAAGAAGGGCCACATTGTCATGATGGCAGGCGACGGCACGAACGATGTTGGCGCGCTAAAACAAGCGCACGCTGGCATTGCCGTCCTGAACTCGGCCTCTGTTGCACccaaggcggagaaggaggtggagatAGGCCCGCAACCGCACAGTGAGCCAGATCTGCCGGCGGAGCTGAAGGTGCCGCCGAATTTTAAGTTCACCGCCGTACCACCAGAGCCGCCGGCGGGGACGCCATTCATGCAGATGATGAGATGGAAGGTGCTTGAGGCAAAGCGCAAGGTGGAGATTATGCAGGTTACGCGGTGGAACCAGCAGCTGAAGGATGCGGAAAAGGCCAAGGCGGACAAGAAGGCGAGCGCGTCGCTATTGCGGAGTGGGCCTGGCGAGTCGGACTTTCTGATGGAGTCGCTTTTCAATGCCGATGATGAGAATATGGGAGGCCCACCGATGATCAAACTGGGCGACGCGTCCATAGCGGCGCCGTTCACGTGCCGCTCCAAGGCGCTTACCTCCGTCTGCGACATCATCCGGCTCGGGCGCACGACGCTTGTGACGACGCACATGATGTACAAAATCCTCGCTCTGAACTGCCTTACGCAGGCGTACTCCATGtcggtgctgcactgcgcTGGCGTGAAGTTTGGCGAGAAGCAGATGATCTTGGCCGGAATCATCTTGTCTGTGTGCTTTCTCTTCATGTCCCGCAGCAAGCCGTTGGCGCACCTGTGCCCCCAGCGCCCTGTCACGAAGGTGTTCCACCCGTACATGATCTGTACAGTCTTCTTCCAGTTTGTGCTGCACCTCTACTGCATGATGAAGACGTCGTGgatggtggcggaggtggacgCGGCGACCATGAGCGACATGAGCAAGAACTACCAGGACGTCGAGTTCAAGCCGACACTGCTGAACTCCACCATGTTCCTCCTCACCACCCTCATCTCCGGCGTAACCTTTGCCGTGAACTACCGCGGCGAGCCATTCATGCAGGGTATCCGCAAGAACCGACCCATGTTTATTGCCCTCATCATCCTCAGCATCGTCGTCCTCTGCTTCGCCTTCGAATCGAGCCCGGAGTTCAACAAGGAGTTTGAAATCACCGCTTTTCCTACAGAGGCGTTCCGCACGCGCTTCACGCAACTCCTCATGCTTGATGCGCTCGGTTGCTTTGTGATCGAGAAGGCGTCGCTGATGCTCTTCACGGACTACTGA